Part of the Vigna unguiculata cultivar IT97K-499-35 chromosome 3, ASM411807v1, whole genome shotgun sequence genome, TTGAAGGCATGGAAGAGACGAATGTGACAGACATAGATATGCTATATGTCAGTGGAAGAGGTTTCTACAGACCTTTGATGGTTGGGCTTACACTTATTAATGGTGCTGCTGCTAAAGGAGCTGGTATTCATTCTTTCTTCACATGTGCTTGCTTTCTTTGGCATTAATCTGGTAGATCAAATAAACGAGGTCATCAATGGTTGTTCTGTTCATTTGGTGTCTTTTTTCAGAAGCATTCAATTTTAGACATTGGGCCTACATGTCTCATGAACTTAACACTTAGAATGATGAAGAAACGTGTTCTTTGTTTCTAAACACAGCGACTAATAACTTTTACTGGTTTTGATTGAGATCTGGAGATTATCATATGCGTGATTTGTGTTCTTTTGTGCAGTGTGCCTGGATGGATCTTTACCAGGTTACCACTTCCATCGGGGATATGGTTCAGGATCAAACAGTTGGCTTATACAATTGGAGGTATGTGAGACTCCTGAACTTTTTGAACTGGGTGCACCAATGAGGGAACACAatggtttttcttttgttactgaCTACGATCATCCTTTTCACTTTTCTGTTTTGGCTGACAAAGTTCTGTGATAAAAGTGGTCATGCACTAATTGTCTAGAATTGCTATGCTAATGCAATCTTAAATTGACTCTTGAGCACTACTTAAGTCATTGTAAAGTTGCATATAATCTTCCCCTTCTTTCTTCACCATTATTATTGGTGGCACTTATCTGTTGAGTCATAATAATTTCACTGAACCTTTTGGTGACAGGGAGGAGGCTGGTGTGGAACTATAAAAAATTGTCTTTACAGTAAGAAAACACGTCATGGTTCTTCATTCTTTATGGAAAAACAAATACCATTTATTGGGATATTGAGCAACAAAGCTGAGGAAAATCCAGGTTACAATTCTCAGACTCAACATCATTGCTATTTCTTTTTTCCAATTAGCAGATGCAAACATAACATATCTTTATACCTGTCCATGCTTATTATTCTTCATTTCTAATAGAAATTAGCTTCATCTTTCTTTTGATGATTATATTTTCagattttttcaattggaaTAGAATAAAAATCCGTTATTGTGATGGGGCATCATTTAGTGGGGACAGTCAAAATGCGGTAAGAGTGCCATCTCTTTTTCAACATTAAGTTCCTCCTGAAGTCATACACTCTGCTATGTAGGGTTGACAGAATTTGCATTTTTCTGATTTTAATTGATTCCCTattctcttatatttattttactagtTATCCcatctcttatattttatttttatttcacatttttttgagccgtcttcaaatatatttattcaagTTATTCCTTTATTTCAATACTTGTAGTTGTGTCACTTTATTTGAtgcaaaatcaaattttatcaaGACTACTACTTCATTCAAGTGTTTATCTATTTGGGTTGATGGTGAATGTGGATGAAATAATACTGAATTCATCTTTGTTCCACAGGGAGCTGGATTGTATTTCAGAGGGCAACGCATTTGGCAAGCTGCTATGGAAGATCTAATGTCAAAAGGAATGCGCTATGCCAAACAGGTTTCCTTCTAGCCTCTgataatttcaagaaaagagaaTTGGTGCCTGATTTCCTTTTGATattatctatgttttttttctttttcaggcTCTTTTATCTGGATGTTCTGCAGGAGGTTTAGCTACTATTATACATTGTGATGAATTTCGGGAATTGTTTCCTAGAACCACAAGAGTGAAATGCCTGAGTGATGCTGGATTGTTCCTTGATTCGTAAACATCATCCTATGAACTTTCAATTCAAATGTGTTATTTATTGGATCTGGTCATAAATGTTAGTTCTGATTAGTTCATGTGCTTTAGGAGACAAAATAAACATCTTGAGTTGTATTGTTGCAGTGTTGATGTCTCTGGCCGTCGCAGCTTAAGGAATTTGTTTGGAAATGTGGTCACTTTACAGGTCTTtactcatttgaatatttaatgttgttgtatttttgtttctattttgttATAGATATAGTAAAATATGGTGAATCAGATAACTTCATAGCAGAAAACAGAGAATGTCATGAACTCCAAACAATCGTTTGCCCCAAGCCTGAACCACGAATAATCTCAAATTTTAATGCTGGTTTAGGATGCTTTCAGTAACTTCTGAGTACTTGATTATTAGCAATGCATGCATgtaaaacaacaaaaagttaATTGATGCATCTTTGCATGACAGGGAGTGCGAAACAGCCTTCCAAGAAGTTGCACCAGTCGCCTCAATCCAATTTTGGTAACTACTATTACTGTCATTGTTCTTTTCAATGCAGAAGCATCTCTTAATTTGTTCTTACTCTTTTCTGTATTTTATTGTCAGTGCTATTTTCCTCAGCACTTAATTGCCGGTGTTAGGACACCATTGTTTCTTCTCAATGCAGCTTATGATACTTGGCAGGTAAGTTCCTTTCACCATATGAAAATTTTCCCTTGACAAAAATTCTTGTTTATATTGGGAGCAACATTTCACAAGCTAGTTAGTTTCTTATCACTTGTGGAGTATGGTTTGTGAATGACTTTGGAGCATGAAATTTCATGTTTTATGGTTTTTGAAAGGCTAATAGATGattatttcaactttttttcagATTCAAGCAAGTCTTGCTCCACCATCTGCTGACTACCGATGGAACTGGTATGAATGCAGAAAAGATTATGCACGTTGCAGTGGACCACAGATTCAGTATCTTCAAggtaattaattatatgtttcaAGAGTTGTTTTTTCTTACTCCTTATAAATTTTCTGCCTCTGGAGTAGCATTTTCGTGACATCAATTGTTGTCGGTGTGGTTAATAATTGATGGCAACATCATGAACTTTGATTAAAACAGGTTTTCGAAATCAGATGCTTAGATCTACAAGAGCCTTCTCACGGTCTTACAAAAATGGGTTATTCATAAATTCATGCTTCGCTCATTGTCAATCGGAAAGACAGGATACGTGGTTTGCTCGTGATTCTCCTCGTATAGGAAACAGAGTACGTCTTTCCCAATTAATCTTTtgtatttcattatattttggTTGTAGTTTTAAGGTTTGATCTCACCCATGTAATAATGTTTGTGTAAAACTACAAGCAGGGAATCGCAGAGTCTGTTGGGAACTGGTTTTTTGACCGAGTTAGCGTCCAGGCTATTGGTTGTCCTTACCCTTGTGACAAAACCTGCCATAATTTGGTTTTTAAGTGATCACTGCTCAACTATTATTCTTTCAATACTTTTATTCTGCTCCTACATTGCACACAAGCCATTGGATCTGAAGAACAAAGACATTTCCAGAAAAAGCTAGATTCCTTCTTGTTGCCATAAGTTATAATATTCATTATTGTAAAACAGTGGCTCAGCTTATTCAGTTTTcatccaattatttttttcaagtagATTCAGGTTCCTTTCTCTGGAACTTTCACCATGGAGTGTGTTCCAAACGTCTCTTCCCCTATTCGCTTCTCACTACACAGTATTATCTCCAATGGATGAAATAACATTCATCTTCTATAGTCAAAATATAGTGTATAAATCACTGCAAATTTACTTTACAAGTTCACTTTCTAAGAGTCCATAAAACTATTATGGATTTGTGATTACACTCTTATTTCTCTCTCTGGCATAGTTTATCTCACAAATTATGCATATGTTTAAATCTTATtgctatttatttttgttttagaataataaaagaatagaaaagcaAATTTGAGAGGTTTTCAAATTTGccaattttcgttttttatttCATTCCACATTTGCCTTCTAGTGTTCGCTGTGCTGGTTTTCATCATATATGATGGGGatgtgggttttttttttttcatttatataataaattgttgCTTAACTATGTATTAACGAATGGGttggtttttttaaaaaaaaatacttatttcaaggataagtatttttttcctatttcttaaataattaaatattttaaaatagttgtttaaAGTTCAGAGAAATTGATCCAATCTTCGGTTGATTAACACGCATGGTTGGACATATGAACTGGGCCATGTGAGTTGCCCGTATTGGATTTGCTTGCAAGTCTGTTGGCTAGCCCAATGGCacaagtgtaattttttttacttattttatcacccttattttagaaattattttttatatttaaaataaaaataataattaattggaGGGTGAAATATTGTCGTTAGAAATTGCTTTTAAAAACTATTCAAGCAATAacattttgattttcatttcgATTTGGACGGAAAGGCTTTGCATTCATTCAATTAGGTTttcatacattttattattttatcatataaaattatttattctgttaaaaaaatcatagaacGAAATAATTGAAATGTGAATCACACACGATTCTCTAATACCCTCTGGAGGGTTACAATAATCTTTCTCATTCAAAGGAGCATATCACTCCTggaatttttctctttttttatcatgtttgtGAAGAATCTGCGTTGCTTCTTTTGCTTAGTTACCAAAATTTAATTCTCTCTGTTACGTTGTTTAatattacgaaaaaaaaaaatccaaaatcgTGTAAATGATAAAATctgttcatttttttcattgattgaaaagaaaaatgtagctgcttttattttattgtactGTACGTGTAcgaaaatatagaaaaagtgTGCATCAAAATGGTACtgctttttcttttgaaagGGACATAGCAAAAGGAAAATGTCTATTCCTCCAATGATCAAAATGCAAATGGAATTGCTAATTAATTGTCTTGTGAGGTAAACCAGAAATAAGGATAAAAACAAAGGTAATTAAATTATAGTAATAAACCACAACAGCTGTAAGGA contains:
- the LOC114175645 gene encoding pectin acetylesterase 10-like — translated: MSQRSKSCGGMKLLKQRMFLFVGLVILKWVEGMEETNVTDIDMLYVSGRGFYRPLMVGLTLINGAAAKGAVCLDGSLPGYHFHRGYGSGSNSWLIQLEGGGWCGTIKNCLYSKKTRHGSSFFMEKQIPFIGILSNKAEENPDFFNWNRIKIRYCDGASFSGDSQNAGAGLYFRGQRIWQAAMEDLMSKGMRYAKQALLSGCSAGGLATIIHCDEFRELFPRTTRVKCLSDAGLFLDSVDVSGRRSLRNLFGNVVTLQGVRNSLPRSCTSRLNPILCYFPQHLIAGVRTPLFLLNAAYDTWQIQASLAPPSADYRWNWYECRKDYARCSGPQIQYLQGFRNQMLRSTRAFSRSYKNGLFINSCFAHCQSERQDTWFARDSPRIGNRGIAESVGNWFFDRVSVQAIGCPYPCDKTCHNLVFK